In Colletotrichum higginsianum IMI 349063 chromosome 1, whole genome shotgun sequence, one genomic interval encodes:
- a CDS encoding Zn(II)2Cys6 transcription factor, whose translation MAPEIGSLRALANGESQFVGSSSGVYFINTVKRAFATPDATAADTNQHAATGVEPSDDPSPEDCIVGGGEDADITAPGSRPEHEETATTSGQSDDHVISSPFSSTGRDFMDGMNNLPDYSVARELVLAYFRIWHPLVPFLQGPDCLAELESLYHSNSRPGSHKSSSVSLLVTFRCIFNIARLEKDGPVDMGSTAIRSPSDLLPVLSVLALRCDTASIQALLCAQVYFISTMSLRHASSVSGLISKSIFQSGMYRCPVRYEHLSPDERSMRKRIFWSFYVLDRFVSQSLGHPNGIQDSDIDVCPPGQRDLHEPVVKSGLSPGSADDTTLHLPSNHPGRVATPSAGQTQGRDPSPETESEQEDQEQDPGAAAAAAQMPAGDESRRSAAIVRHRRETQAVLENHVRHSKLVGRVLEVFHKSIHARHLDNQTVLFLKADVSAFGNGLTQPRLGRVASDMPSLTPDPTVFPFVSYHYTVLLLNRPSLSLEPGRAEFQEALQTCIAAAKVIIQTIRRYAEHGGPLFWPGYMSAVWMSGLVLALAARLKLYNKSKAKSAVHVALELLTTMTGRWAMARHCKEVLSILVERIDAEAKGHKRGRRQTNLLDDMAETHEGGGGLGRGSEQQQQQHHGLESPLKRRRTTGHKPDSRNSFREGPAPMSPRVNPSQAQAPASIPRRQAFINARAHESRRSHVQNNHSQQCSTDSPQSVRVDEPQFASHRQPEANQFVTPPIMNAYGNTASTGPYFAPIPITFPDRQRDVYNHYVDQFDGADNFFDMFDGATWGSLLDIVDGTGGSTNQ comes from the exons ATGGCACCCGAAATAGGCAGCTTGAGAGCCCTTGCGAACGGAGAAAGCCAGTTTGTAGGCAGCTCCTCCGGTGTGTATTTCATCAACACCGTCAAGCGAGCCTTCGCCACGCCGGACGCTACGGCGGCAGACACCAACCAGCATGCTGCTACGGGGGTTGAGCCGTCCGACGATCCCTCTCCAGAGGACTGCATTGTTGGAGGCGGGGAGGACGCAGACATCACGGCCCCTGGTTCAAGGCCGGAGCATGAGGAAACCGCCACGACATCCGGGCAGTCGGACGATCATGTAATATCATCCCCGTTCTCTTCTACGGGGAGAGACTTCATGGATGGCATGAACAACCTCCCCGACTACTCCGTGGCAAGAGAACTCGTCTTAGCATACTTCCGCATCTGGCATCCTCTGGTGCCCTTTCTGCAGGGCCCTGACTGTCTTGCCGAGCTAGAGAGTCTTTATCACTCAAACTCGCGTCCCGGCAGTCACAAGTCAAGCTCGGTCAGCCTACTCGTCACATTCAGATGCATCTTCAACATTGCCCGCCTTGAGAAAGATGGTCCCGTCGACATGGGCTCTACAGCAATACGCTCTCCGTCAGATCTCTTGCCTGTGCTCAGCGTTTTGGCTCTACGATGCGACACGGCCTCTATTCAGGCACTGCTCTGCGCCCAAGTCTACTTTATATCCACAATGTCACTCCGCCATGCCTCGTCTGTAAGCGGCTTGATATCCAAGTCAATCTTCCAGTCGGGCATGTACCGTTGCCCTGTCCGGTACGAGCACCTGTCTCCGGACGAGCGATCGATGCGGAAACGCATATTCTGGAGCTTTTACGTCCTTGACCGCTTCGTCAGTCAGTCTCTTGGACATCCAAACGGGATCCAAGACTCCGATATCGATGTGTGTCCACCGGGGCAGCGGGATCTTCACGAGCCAGTTGTGAAATCGGGCTTGTCGCCAGGAAGCGCGGACGACACCACGCTGCACCTCCCGTCCAACCACCCCGGCAGAGTAGCAACACCTTCTGCTGGGCAGACACAAGGCAGAGACCCCTCGCCAGAAACAGAATCAGaacaagaagaccaagaacaagaccctggcgccgccgccgccgccgctcaaATGCCTGCCGGCGACGAGTCAAGAAGATCGGCCGCCATTGTTCGACATCGCAGGGAAACACAGGCCGTCCTGGAGAATCACGTGCGGCACTCCAAGCTGGTAGGGAGAGTCCTCGAGGTCTTTCATAAATCGATCCACGCGCGACATCTCGACAACCAGACAGTTCTCTTTCTCAAAGCCGACGTCTCTGCTTTTGGTAATGGTCTAACACAGCCACGTCTCGGTCGGGTCGCCTCCGACATGCCGTCACTAACACCCGACCCTACCGTGTTCCCCTTCGTCTCCTACCACTACACGGTCCTTCTCCTCAACCgcccttctctctccctggAACCGGGACGTGCCGAGTTCCAAGAGGCTCTGCAGACGTGTATCGCCGCCGCAAAGGTCATCATCCAAACGATCCGGCGGTACGCCGAGCACGGAGGCCCGCTGTTCTGGCCGGGTTACATGTCGGCCGTTTGGATGAGCGGGCTTGTGCTGGCTCTCGCAGCCCGGCTCAAGCTGTACAACAAGTCCAAGGCCAAATC GGCTGTTCATGTAGCCCTCGAGCTGTTGACAACCATGACCGGTCGATGGGCCATGGCACGACACTGCAAGGAAGTCCTTTCGATATTGGTCGAAAGGATTGATGCCGAGGCAAAGGGACATAAGCGAGGTCGAAGGCAAACGAACTTGTTGGACGACATGGCAGAAACGCacgagggaggcggcggtctTGGCCGTGGTTCcgagcaacaacaacaacaacatcacgGCCTCGAAAGTCCCTTGAAGCGAAGAAGAACCACCGGACACAAACCTGATTCTCGAAACTCTTTCCGCGAAGGCCCTGCGCCGATGTCTCCTCGAGTCAACCCGAGTCAAGCCCAAGCCCCTGCCTCAATCCCAAGAAGGCAAGCCTTTATCAATGCCAGGGCTCACGAAAGCCGACGCAGCCATGTCCAAAACAATCATTCGCAGCAGTGCAGCACAGACAGTCCGCAAAGTGTACGGGTAGATGAACCCCAGTTCGCCTCGCACCGTCAACCAGAAGCCAACCAGTTCGTTACTCCACCGATTATGAACGCCTATGGAAACACAGCATCCACGGGCCCTTACTTTGCGCCAATACCAATCACGTTTCCGGACCGTCAAAGAGATGTGTACAACCATTATGTTGATCAGTTCGATGGGGCCGACAACTTCTTCGACATGTTTGATGGAGCCACGTGGGGTTCTCTGTTGGATATCGTCGACGGTACAGGTGGTAGCACAAATCAGTAA
- a CDS encoding Hydroxyisocaproate dehydrogenase, with protein sequence MSQPKPKPRILFFNPVRHALADYEALHAVASPEVVTSTSRRELFDDLKAKYHDIQAIYRTSASGAVAGNFDEELISHLPPSLKFICHTGAGYDQIDVDACSRHGITVTYAPDPVTNATADLALFLLLGAIRQLNPSFSSLRNGNFKKGLDFGHDPQGKTLGILGMGRIGRAVKRRAEPFGLKVVYHNRTPLSDELAAGCPYVSFDELLETSDIISVHVPLSAATKHLIGAAEIAKMRRGVVLINTARGAVIDEGAMAEALDAGHIAAVGLDVYEREPLVDERLVKNERALLVPHLGTHTVETLRQMESLAMENARRGVCGEALLTIVPEQVETRSV encoded by the exons ATGTCTCAGCCAAAGCCAAAGCCCcgcatcctcttcttcaacccCGTGCGCCATGCGTTGGCCGACTACGAGGCTCTGCATGCCGTGGCGAGCCCCGAAGTTGTGACGAGCACTTCGCGGAGGGAGCTCTTTGACGACTTGAAAGCAAAGTATCACGACATTCAGGCCATCTATAGGACGTCTGCCAGCGGAGCG GTCGCCGGGAACTTTGACGAGGAACTCATCAGCCACCTCCCCCCGTCGTTGAAGTTCATCTGCCACACGGGCGCCGGCTACGATCagatcgacgtcgacgcctgCTCCCGCCACGGCATCACCGTCACCTACGCGCCCGACCCGGTCACCAACGCCACGGCCGACCTGGccctcttcctgctgctgggcgCCATCCGGCAGCTGAACCCTTCGTTCAGCAGCCTGAGGAACGGGAACTTCAAAAAGGGCCTTGACTTCGGCCACGACCCGCAGGGCAAGACCCTGGGCATCCTCGGCATGGGCCGCATCGGCCGGGCCGTCAAGCGCCGCGCAGAGCCGTTCGGGCTGAAGGTCGTCTACCACAACCGCACGCCCCTGTcggacgagctggccgccgGGTGCCCGTACGTGTCCTttgacgagcttctcgagacGAGCGACATCATCTCCGTGCACGTCCCGCTCTCGGCCGCGACGAAGCACCTCATAGGAGCGGCCGAGATCGCCAAGATGAGACGGGGCGTCGTCCTGATCAACACGGCACGGGgagccgtcatcgacgagggcgcAATGGCGGAGGCGCTGGATGCCGGCCACATAGCCGCCGTGGGCCTGGACGTCTACGAGAGGGAGCCCCTGGTCGACGAGCGGCTTGTGAAGAACGAGCGGGCGCTGCTCGTGCCGCACCTGGGCACGCACACCGTCGAGACGCTCAGGCAGATGGAGTCGTTGGCCATGGAGAATGCGCGGCGAGGGGTATGCGGGGAGGCCCTTCTGACCATCGTCCCAGAGCAGGTCGAGACCAGGTCGGTGTAA